Part of the bacterium genome is shown below.
ATCCAGACATCCGGAGAAGACTCCCTTCTATTCTGTTCTCTTTCACCATTTTGATCGCTTCGTGGGTGAGTACGATCATCGCTTTGAAAAGCATTACGGCATGCGGAGAACGCAGAGTTAAACCTTGATTTCAACTTTGCATTGCTCGTAGTTGAATTCGTTCGATCAAGATTTTGCCATTTTAGCAAAAATCTGTCGCTGAACATTTATTATTGAAATCACATTTTCTTTGCGGCTTAGCCTCCGCGCTGAAAATGAAATTTCGGGAGCAATCGTAGGACGGTCTCCGGCCCGTCAGACAGGCGAAGACGCCTGTCCTACGTTGTAGGATGGGCCTCTGGCCCGTCTACGCCTAGCGGCCTCTGCTCAACCAGCGTTAAAGCGAGGATAACATTTTTCATTGTTTCAGGATGACCGTCAGGTCATGATCAACTGCCCTGAAAATGACCACGAAGTCACGGAGGAATCGGAGAATCACCGAGTAAAGATTCTTCTTTAAGTTTTTTCCTCTGTGTATCTCCGTAGGCTCCGTGTCTCCATGGTTTCATTTTCATCATTTCTGTGTGACGACTCTGCCGTCATTGGTAACTTTGCGTTTCAATATTTACGTTTTTGTGCGATGAAACTTGATTCCTACCGGACAAACTTCAACCTTACGTGGATGGATGCCAATCGGAAACCAGCCATCAGAATTACATTCCAGCAGTGGTTCCGTCTTTAAAGGCGTCAGACGAACCAGGAAGTCGACAAAATCCGGTTTTTCCGGCTCTTCATAATCTTCGGAATTATAAGACTCGTCCCGCTCTTCCTCATGACCCGGATCATCCTCGGGAAACTCTTCCAGATAAAACCTCATGGTGCTTGGAAATTCCTGGCCAGGACGAGTTCTACGAAACCACGAACCGGCCGGCTCAGCCAGTTCTTCCGGCAACGTATCAAAACCGTTAATACTCCAGTAAAACGTGTAGACCTCCACTTGATAATCGCCGGGTTCCACTGGTGTAGTTCTCATAAATGTCTCATCCGGACCGCGTGGATCAAACCCTCCTTCCAGCACAAGCTCTCCGCACGGAATGCGCAGCTTCCAAATAAATCGATCGACCCATTCGGCCTCTTCCTGCGGGGTTAACTCTCCCGTGATGATCCGAACATGCGGGCAATTATCCTGTACGAGTTTGATCGGGATGATCAGTGCTTCCTGAACGCTCTTATAAAGATGATCCCCTACTTCTTTGCGCGATTTGCCGCAGTATCCGGCAGGATGAATCGTAAAGCCGGTCGCTTCGTTGTAAACAGCAATGTCCTTCCTCATGCATAGATTCTAACGCAAAGGCGTTGAGTTTTTATTCTTTGCGGCTTCGCTGCCTTCGCGTTGAATGAGCCTTGCCACATAACCACTGGCACGAGCGGCGCGTCTTCACATCTCTGTTGAAGATCTCGTGCGTTTGAGTGTCGAAGAGCAGTTGAGCCGCCCTGATCGCGAATTTGAAGAAGCTGTTCAGTACGTTCTGGAAAAGAACGCGGATCTTTACAAGCGCCTCGCTTGATGCGCTATCTTACCGTTTCTGAAATCCTGATACTCTACGAAAAAATCATTCTCCAATCTGGCGGTTCTTTTGGTATCTGGCTGAATCAGCACCTCGTTGAAAGGATTTGAATCGTTTGTAAGTTTTATTATTTAATTCTGCGTACTCCGCGTCCTCTGCGGTGAAAAATTAAACCGCGTATCATCACCAGACAGTATGCGCACAACACGGCTTATAATGTCTGACTATGGCACTGCAACAGGGGACGCAGCTTGGGCCGTACGAAATCGTTAGTCCGATTGGGTCTGGTGGAATGGGGGAGGTGTATCGCGCGCGGGATACGAGGCTGGATCGGACGGTTGCGATCAAAGTTCTATCGTCCGATCTGTCGTCCGATTCGGAGCTCAGAGGGCGCATGCAGCGCGAGGCTCGCGCTATATCCAGCTTAAATCACCCGCACATCTGCACCCTCTATGACATCGGTCAGGAAAGCGGCATCGATTTCCTTGTGATGGAATTTCTTCAAGGGGAATCTCTGGCGGAACGTCTGCGAAAGGGTCCATTACCACTCATTGAGCTGCTGCGATACGCGATGGAAATCGCGGATGCTTTGGAAAAGG
Proteins encoded:
- a CDS encoding DNA-binding protein, whose amino-acid sequence is MARAARLHISVEDLVRLSVEEQLSRPDREFEEAVQYVLEKNADLYKRLA